From Saprospiraceae bacterium, one genomic window encodes:
- a CDS encoding SDR family oxidoreductase, whose protein sequence is MTKKILITGASGGFGKLIVFALLQKGHSVAASMRDINGKNKSIADELSKAGAKIIEIDVTDDTSVNNGVQKAIAELNGLDVLINNAGTGVLGMQEFFTPADFQKIFDINVFGVQRMNRAVVPYFREKKDGLIVYTSSLLGRIALPFYGAYQASKWALEALAENYRVELSGFGIENCIVEPGGYPTSFNENLIKPSDKSREAAYGDFAKVPEIALQNFENVLKNNPQQDPQKVADAYAELLEKPKGEKPFRKAVDFIGMAEHIQKYNEHHEQIMTGLYTKFGTQGMLSVKK, encoded by the coding sequence ATGACAAAGAAAATTCTAATAACAGGTGCAAGTGGTGGCTTCGGAAAATTAATCGTATTTGCACTGTTACAAAAAGGTCATTCAGTTGCCGCTTCTATGCGGGACATCAATGGGAAAAACAAATCCATTGCAGACGAACTGAGTAAAGCAGGAGCAAAAATTATAGAAATTGATGTTACTGACGATACAAGTGTAAACAATGGAGTGCAAAAAGCCATTGCAGAACTTAATGGCTTAGATGTTTTGATAAACAATGCAGGTACCGGAGTTCTTGGAATGCAGGAGTTTTTTACACCTGCCGATTTTCAAAAAATATTTGACATTAATGTTTTTGGGGTACAACGAATGAACAGGGCCGTTGTTCCCTATTTCCGTGAAAAGAAGGACGGTTTGATTGTTTATACTTCAAGCTTGCTTGGCAGAATAGCCTTGCCATTTTACGGAGCTTATCAGGCTTCAAAATGGGCATTGGAAGCTCTAGCAGAAAATTACAGGGTAGAACTTTCTGGTTTCGGAATTGAAAATTGCATTGTAGAGCCGGGAGGATACCCAACTTCATTTAACGAAAATCTAATAAAGCCAAGCGACAAAAGTAGAGAAGCCGCTTATGGCGATTTTGCAAAAGTGCCTGAAATAGCACTTCAAAATTTTGAGAATGTTTTAAAGAACAATCCGCAACAAGACCCTCAAAAAGTGGCAGACGCTTATGCCGAACTTCTTGAAAAACCCAAAGGCGAAAAACCATTCCGTAAGGCAGTTGATTTTATTGGTATGGCAGAACATATCCAAAAATATAATGAACACCACGAGCAAATAATGACAGGACTTTACACAAAATTTGGAACACAAGGAATGCTGAGTGTAAAGAAATAA
- a CDS encoding asparaginase → MNFLINTLKKILLVLLCSSWTHCATSQNLPRIIVLSTGGTIAGQQPNMDKAGYLPGKIPVEELLKNIPSITQKAIIQGEQIASIGSYDMTVDIWIKIALRINEIFVKNEADGIVITHGTDTQEETAYFLNLTVQSDKPVVLTGSMRPATAISADGSKNLYDAIIVASDTSSKGKGVLLCFNENVYDAKNVVKSSTTSVNAFSSPNTGAIGQVYDGKVFYNTKTFNKHNGFSAFDITKLASLPNVEIVYAYAGASDAAINAFINNKVDGIIIAGTGNGSYDKAIRESVNDAVKKGIIVVRSSRVFSGKVTTQYVGQFDDSKFGTIFSDNLNPQKARILLMLALTITKDKNRIQELFLTY, encoded by the coding sequence ATGAACTTTTTAATCAACACACTAAAAAAAATACTATTAGTACTTCTTTGTTCCAGTTGGACTCATTGTGCCACATCACAAAATTTACCGCGTATAATTGTGTTATCAACTGGCGGCACAATTGCTGGACAGCAACCGAATATGGATAAGGCAGGTTATTTGCCGGGCAAAATTCCCGTTGAGGAATTACTCAAGAACATTCCTTCAATCACTCAAAAGGCCATTATTCAGGGAGAGCAAATAGCATCGATAGGAAGTTATGATATGACTGTAGACATATGGATAAAAATAGCACTGCGTATCAATGAAATATTTGTTAAGAATGAAGCTGATGGAATTGTAATAACCCATGGTACAGATACGCAAGAAGAAACAGCTTATTTTCTCAATCTTACTGTTCAATCAGATAAACCAGTTGTATTAACTGGATCAATGCGTCCAGCAACAGCCATAAGCGCTGATGGGTCTAAAAATTTATATGATGCCATCATTGTAGCAAGTGATACTAGCAGTAAGGGAAAAGGTGTGCTGTTATGCTTTAATGAGAATGTCTATGATGCTAAAAATGTAGTTAAGTCAAGCACTACCAGTGTGAATGCATTCTCGTCACCAAATACTGGTGCCATAGGACAAGTATATGATGGAAAAGTATTTTATAACACCAAGACATTTAATAAGCATAACGGTTTTAGCGCTTTTGACATCACTAAACTTGCTTCATTACCAAACGTAGAAATTGTTTATGCTTATGCAGGAGCCTCTGATGCGGCAATAAATGCTTTTATCAATAATAAAGTTGACGGGATAATAATAGCGGGGACTGGGAATGGCAGTTATGATAAAGCTATACGAGAATCCGTAAATGATGCAGTTAAAAAAGGCATAATAGTAGTAAGATCATCAAGAGTATTTTCAGGGAAAGTTACCACTCAATATGTAGGACAATTTGACGATTCTAAATTTGGTACAATATTTTCAGATAATCTTAATCCTCAAAAAGCAAGAATACTTTTGATGCTTGCGTTAACCATCACAAAAGACAAAAATAGAATTCAAGAATTGTTTCTGACTTATTGA
- a CDS encoding SIR2 family protein, with the protein MTIIDKKVFLRSFAVRPNGSLNFLLGAGASVQANIPTAGTLIWQFKRKLYCEANNVREEKFKDLESERNRGIIQSYFELKGGFPPLYNPDEYSFYFEKCYPNSIDRKAFIQRIVQGKNPSIGHRCLGVLFDTQKVNHIWTTNFDELIESGIKSINNASNFETISEDSKNQLDNLNRLQRVIKLHGDYRYDKLQNTSSELQTLENDLHKYFASIQSQTGLVVIGYSGNDKSVLDGFNEALKANNPFPYGLHWCIRKGETPNKNFVELIENVNAKSKEKLSGFVEIESFDEFLFELYIANEKPNDEIENIAKTRFETRRPFASPQISNNFTPIKLNGLKATVFPKTVYSFKSDLEGWKELRELVAEQPIKAALSKGNTLAFANTDTINKVFNGRVKSEIITVDIDDSITYKQDSFFTGLIYDLIEFNLLSTFNLQRVPAHSYRKYYSTENLVSQAELAKYYIQTNAKIYEAVEFQIEFHNKELFLTLLPSIHIDSNSTLTRIEKQNISNKIFSNRRNDAVNEREKFWINLFKNGNDTIQFSLDTFKVEFESNYSSAGIPVSKTHSFKGAFQNNEPQLDFHISDKNYQMSHPLKGLKTFGPLDYSFENNKANPQAIKLGIISPETGFARIQKHLNGLNEEIKATTEKDYLIEYLPFSTIYKRYLDIPQNTDNKFVELIKEADVNKLSQLEFYDFLKRKIDYFYTIRGEFDVLILYLPNSYQRFRELKNETTYFDLHDSLKLYCAKKNIKIQMIEDKSINYLDPAKVRWWLSLGLYVKANGTPWRNQTVTDSTAFIGLDFSIQKINAQTKYVLGSSQIFDSSGQGLRFLLQPIEHPVFYGKNPFMSKEDARRLILKLKEAYYRIDGNSKLDKLVIHKVLHYTHDEMKGISEALEGIDNVELLQIQKYSNWRAIRGEKNSLTQQIKIHGYPIQRGTVIQLDDFSFLLWTHGSVLDNDVAGTGRNYYQSGRGIPAPLLIRRFRGKDPIETTAKEILALTKMNWNGGELYKTLPVTLDFSKRLSRYAKQAETLQATPYDFRFFM; encoded by the coding sequence ATGACTATTATTGACAAAAAAGTATTTCTAAGGAGTTTTGCAGTAAGACCAAACGGCTCATTGAATTTTCTTTTAGGTGCAGGTGCATCAGTGCAAGCGAACATTCCAACAGCAGGGACTTTAATATGGCAATTCAAACGCAAACTTTATTGCGAAGCCAATAATGTTAGAGAAGAAAAATTCAAGGACTTGGAATCAGAAAGAAACAGAGGAATAATTCAAAGCTACTTTGAATTGAAAGGTGGCTTTCCCCCTCTTTACAATCCTGACGAGTATTCATTTTATTTTGAGAAATGCTATCCCAACTCAATTGACAGAAAAGCTTTCATTCAAAGAATTGTTCAGGGCAAAAACCCATCAATTGGGCACAGATGTCTTGGCGTTTTGTTTGACACTCAAAAGGTGAATCACATTTGGACAACAAATTTTGACGAGTTAATTGAAAGCGGAATTAAAAGCATTAACAACGCTTCCAACTTTGAAACAATTTCTGAGGACAGCAAAAACCAATTGGATAATCTGAACAGATTGCAACGAGTAATAAAACTGCATGGAGATTATCGCTATGACAAATTGCAAAACACATCTTCTGAACTCCAAACTCTAGAGAATGACTTACATAAATACTTTGCAAGTATTCAATCCCAAACGGGCTTAGTTGTCATTGGCTATAGCGGAAATGACAAATCAGTGTTGGATGGTTTCAATGAAGCATTAAAAGCAAACAATCCATTTCCCTATGGTTTACATTGGTGCATACGCAAAGGAGAAACACCTAACAAAAATTTTGTTGAACTTATTGAGAATGTAAACGCAAAAAGTAAAGAGAAACTTTCTGGCTTTGTTGAGATAGAAAGTTTTGACGAGTTTTTGTTTGAACTCTATATCGCTAATGAAAAGCCAAACGATGAAATTGAAAATATTGCAAAAACAAGGTTTGAAACAAGAAGACCCTTTGCCTCACCGCAGATAAGCAACAATTTCACACCAATAAAACTGAATGGACTTAAAGCAACTGTATTTCCAAAAACTGTTTACAGTTTCAAAAGTGATTTGGAAGGTTGGAAAGAGCTAAGAGAATTGGTTGCAGAGCAACCAATCAAAGCGGCTCTTTCAAAAGGGAACACTTTGGCTTTTGCAAATACAGATACTATAAACAAAGTGTTCAACGGTAGAGTAAAATCTGAAATCATTACAGTTGACATTGACGACAGTATTACTTACAAACAAGATTCTTTTTTCACTGGATTGATTTATGACCTGATTGAATTCAATCTGCTTTCAACTTTCAATCTTCAAAGAGTTCCTGCACACAGTTACAGAAAATACTACTCAACAGAAAACCTTGTTTCGCAAGCCGAGCTTGCGAAGTATTACATTCAAACGAATGCAAAAATTTATGAGGCGGTAGAATTTCAAATTGAATTCCACAACAAAGAACTTTTCTTGACATTACTTCCATCCATTCACATTGATTCAAACAGCACACTAACAAGAATTGAGAAACAAAATATTTCAAACAAGATTTTCTCAAACAGAAGAAATGATGCAGTGAATGAAAGAGAAAAATTTTGGATTAACCTTTTCAAAAATGGCAATGACACAATTCAATTTTCTCTTGACACATTCAAGGTAGAGTTTGAATCAAACTATTCAAGTGCTGGAATTCCAGTTTCAAAAACGCATAGTTTCAAAGGTGCATTTCAGAACAATGAACCCCAGTTAGATTTTCATATCAGCGATAAGAATTATCAAATGAGTCATCCCCTGAAAGGATTAAAAACTTTTGGACCATTGGATTATTCATTTGAAAACAATAAAGCAAATCCGCAAGCAATAAAATTAGGTATCATTTCCCCCGAAACAGGTTTCGCAAGAATTCAAAAACATCTTAACGGGCTTAACGAAGAAATAAAAGCAACAACAGAAAAAGATTATTTGATTGAATATTTGCCATTTTCAACAATCTACAAAAGATACCTTGACATTCCACAGAACACCGATAACAAGTTTGTTGAGTTGATTAAAGAAGCAGATGTAAATAAACTTAGCCAGTTGGAATTTTATGATTTTCTAAAAAGAAAAATTGACTACTTCTATACCATCAGAGGCGAGTTTGATGTTTTGATTCTTTACTTACCAAACTCTTATCAAAGGTTTCGTGAACTGAAAAATGAAACCACATATTTTGACTTACATGATTCGCTAAAACTTTATTGTGCTAAAAAGAATATCAAAATTCAAATGATTGAGGACAAGTCCATCAATTATTTAGACCCTGCAAAAGTTAGATGGTGGCTTTCTTTGGGCTTGTATGTAAAAGCAAACGGAACGCCTTGGAGAAATCAAACAGTAACGGATTCAACAGCATTTATCGGTTTGGATTTTTCAATTCAAAAAATAAATGCTCAAACAAAATATGTTTTAGGTAGCAGCCAAATCTTTGATTCATCAGGACAAGGTTTGAGATTTTTACTTCAACCAATTGAGCATCCAGTTTTCTATGGAAAGAATCCTTTCATGAGTAAAGAAGATGCAAGACGATTGATATTGAAATTGAAAGAAGCATATTACAGGATTGACGGAAATTCAAAACTTGACAAACTTGTAATTCACAAAGTCCTTCATTATACACATGATGAAATGAAAGGCATATCAGAGGCACTTGAAGGAATTGACAATGTTGAGTTGTTACAGATTCAGAAGTATTCTAATTGGAGAGCAATCAGAGGAGAGAAAAACAGTTTGACACAGCAAATAAAAATTCACGGTTATCCTATTCAGAGAGGAACAGTAATTCAATTGGATGATTTCAGCTTTCTGCTTTGGACACACGGTTCTGTTTTAGATAATGATGTTGCAGGAACAGGAAGAAATTATTATCAAAGTGGCAGAGGAATTCCTGCACCACTTTTAATAAGAAGATTTAGAGGCAAAGACCCGATTGAAACAACAGCAAAAGAAATTCTTGCTCTCACAAAAATGAATTGGAATGGTGGTGAACTTTACAAAACATTGCCTGTAACACTTGACTTTTCAAAGCGGCTTTCACGATATGCAAAGCAGGCAGAAACTTTACAAGCAACTCCTTATGACTTTAGATTTTTCATGTAA
- a CDS encoding helix-turn-helix transcriptional regulator produces the protein MTTEKDKASVRQKEIVAQYLHELDKHLTDLKNGMADKTFEIKDLAELLFVSPKHLSNTIQEVLGKSPCDIYEERLMEISKELLLTTNNTISHIAQTLTFDPSNFTKFFKSYEGKTPKQFRELNSKTELLTK, from the coding sequence ATGACAACAGAAAAAGATAAAGCATCTGTAAGACAAAAGGAAATAGTTGCCCAGTATCTTCACGAGCTTGACAAACATTTGACCGACCTTAAAAACGGAATGGCTGACAAAACTTTTGAAATAAAGGATTTGGCTGAATTGCTATTTGTAAGTCCCAAACATTTGAGCAACACTATTCAGGAAGTATTAGGGAAATCGCCCTGCGATATTTATGAAGAGCGGCTTATGGAAATTTCTAAAGAACTTTTGCTTACAACCAACAACACCATCTCACATATCGCACAGACATTAACCTTTGACCCGTCTAACTTCACCAAATTTTTCAAGAGCTATGAAGGCAAAACCCCAAAACAATTTCGTGAACTAAATTCAAAAACTGAACTTCTCACCAAATAA